From the genome of Bacteroidota bacterium, one region includes:
- a CDS encoding PorV/PorQ family protein, whose product MKKRLLIILALGCFIMSQTYSQVLPSFGNSRTGTAGLQFLKIAPDARSASLSGSYTALCDDVSAVFWNPAALTQLDSNRYHFQFGHTSYFAGVEMNYAGLAWSKSRLNYWAFSVINLTSGEMPMTTEYQPLGNGLSFSASNLLMALSFAKVLSDNFSFGISGKYVYEDIAGIKMHNGIFDLGFVYNIGIVRTTKFAVGISNFGFNVSPNGEVTLTTQNGEETISNFESVSVPSIFKMGIASNVYEKNNHALTLTAQLTHPTDNNERIGFGVEYSLKRLLYLRSGYEFGADQNGWPSAGIGIYLQRYFGNLKFDYSFNNKDLLGSIHRLTVGFSLK is encoded by the coding sequence TTGAAAAAAAGGCTGTTAATCATATTAGCATTGGGCTGTTTTATCATGTCCCAAACCTATTCTCAGGTGTTGCCGTCATTTGGTAATTCCAGAACAGGAACTGCTGGCTTGCAGTTTTTAAAGATTGCTCCTGATGCCAGATCAGCTTCACTTTCGGGTAGTTATACTGCTCTTTGTGATGATGTCTCGGCAGTATTTTGGAATCCTGCAGCACTAACTCAATTGGATAGCAATCGCTATCATTTTCAATTCGGACATACGTCCTATTTTGCAGGTGTAGAAATGAATTACGCTGGCTTGGCCTGGTCAAAGTCCAGACTGAATTATTGGGCATTTAGCGTCATCAATCTGACTTCTGGGGAAATGCCCATGACAACCGAATATCAGCCCTTAGGAAATGGTTTGAGTTTCTCGGCTTCCAATTTATTAATGGCTTTATCTTTTGCCAAAGTTTTATCTGATAATTTTAGTTTCGGTATAAGCGGTAAATACGTTTATGAGGATATTGCAGGAATAAAAATGCACAATGGAATATTCGATTTAGGTTTTGTATATAATATTGGGATTGTTCGCACCACCAAATTTGCTGTTGGCATTTCCAACTTTGGATTCAATGTAAGTCCAAATGGTGAAGTAACATTAACCACCCAAAACGGGGAAGAAACAATATCAAACTTTGAAAGTGTAAGCGTTCCTTCTATTTTTAAAATGGGAATTGCATCCAATGTATATGAGAAAAATAATCATGCATTAACTCTGACAGCCCAACTAACACATCCCACCGATAATAATGAGCGAATTGGTTTTGGTGTTGAATATAGTTTGAAAAGACTCTTATATTTGCGGAGTGGCTATGAGTTTGGTGCCGATCAGAACGGATGGCCTTCTGCAGGTATTGGCATTTATTTACAACGCTATTTTGGTAATCTTAAGTTTGATTACAGTTTTAATAACAAAGATTTATTGGGAAGTATTCACCGACTTACAGTTGGTTTTTCATTGAAGTAA